A part of Olleya sp. Bg11-27 genomic DNA contains:
- a CDS encoding anti-sigma factor domain-containing protein: MNINDYINSGILELYVAGTLSETESKAVYDVMLKHPEVLQEVLEIETAIVKLTASLSPQKTIAFNTIKDQLNNTSDEGKVINLNRSKSKWISYTGWAAALVLAGGLLWTIDQNSTLEDEIQTVNIEKDFIKIQMETSKTDLAETKNLLNIIRDKRIINIPLKGQAVAPEAYATVYWDKKDDTVYLDLQGLPEPPEGKVYQVWSLTLNPLTPTNLGTIDDFIQDDNKIFTLKNTNQSQAFGITLEPAGGSQSPTLEQLYTLGALAAL; the protein is encoded by the coding sequence ATGAACATTAACGACTATATAAACTCAGGTATACTGGAACTTTATGTTGCTGGTACACTTTCTGAAACAGAAAGCAAAGCCGTGTATGACGTAATGTTAAAGCACCCAGAAGTATTACAAGAAGTCTTAGAGATAGAAACCGCAATTGTTAAACTAACTGCTAGCCTTTCTCCTCAAAAAACGATTGCTTTTAATACCATTAAAGACCAATTAAATAACACTTCAGATGAAGGTAAAGTTATTAACCTAAACCGTTCTAAATCTAAGTGGATCAGCTATACCGGTTGGGCAGCTGCTTTAGTACTAGCAGGTGGTTTGCTTTGGACTATTGACCAGAACTCTACACTAGAAGATGAAATACAAACGGTAAATATTGAAAAAGATTTTATCAAAATCCAGATGGAAACATCCAAAACGGATTTAGCCGAAACCAAAAACTTATTAAATATTATAAGAGATAAGCGTATTATTAATATCCCATTAAAAGGTCAAGCAGTTGCTCCTGAAGCATACGCGACCGTGTATTGGGATAAAAAAGATGATACTGTATACTTAGATTTACAAGGTTTACCAGAACCTCCTGAAGGCAAGGTCTATCAAGTATGGTCATTAACTTTAAACCCTTTAACACCTACTAACCTAGGTACTATTGACGATTTTATACAAGATGACAATAAGATTTTTACACTTAAAAATACTAATCAATCTCAAGCCTTTGGTATAACCTTAGAGCCAGCGGGTGGAAGTCAATCACCAACGCTAGAACAATTATATACGCTAGGAGCTTTAGCTGCTTTGTAA
- a CDS encoding 3'-5' exonuclease, whose protein sequence is MSSTFAAIDFETAKGHHICSVGIVTFKDGEIIEEFHALIQPPNNDYNYHNVQVHGITEDDTRFSPNFKSVYPEIKKRISGIVTVAHNESFDRTVLLKTMSDYNIPHTDLVMEQRWECTLKLYRSKGYKPAKLDACCKVHNIALKHHDALSDARACGKLFIIAQFESLPLF, encoded by the coding sequence ATGTCATCTACATTCGCTGCAATAGATTTCGAGACCGCAAAAGGACACCACATTTGTTCGGTTGGGATTGTAACGTTTAAAGATGGAGAAATTATTGAAGAGTTTCATGCTTTAATTCAGCCTCCAAACAACGACTACAACTACCATAATGTACAAGTCCATGGCATTACTGAGGACGACACTCGGTTTTCTCCAAACTTTAAGTCGGTATATCCGGAAATTAAAAAACGTATTTCTGGAATTGTAACGGTTGCTCACAATGAGTCTTTTGACCGAACCGTATTACTAAAAACGATGAGTGATTATAATATTCCGCATACGGATTTGGTCATGGAACAACGTTGGGAATGCACTCTTAAATTGTATCGTAGTAAAGGTTATAAACCTGCTAAATTAGATGCTTGTTGTAAAGTCCACAATATTGCTTTAAAACATCACGATGCTTTGTCTGATGCTAGAGCTTGCGGTAAGTTATTTATAATTGCACAGTTTGAGTCTTTACCTTTATTTTAA
- a CDS encoding 2TM domain-containing protein: MNNILKNIVLTFAIGCVVFVFGQYLSNGFSYNTVGQFIEDFVFYQLYSFVLGLSNMTFFAYMERRQWMTGQYVKRVVLGILGSTLITLFGLFLLRGFTSVIYIGNSFSFFISNETWHGYSFGLWMTLTIVSVFHVVYFYNRYQKNKLKEQKVIAGTASAKFDALKNQLDPHFLFNSLNVLTSLIEENPDSAQKFTTSLSKVYRYVLEQKNKELVTVDEELKFAITYMSLLKMRFEDSIIFDIPEQTINPDSKVVPLALQLLLENAVKHNVVTSNRPLHIKIYEANGNLIVENNLQPKAIVKKSSGVGLENIKQRYALLTNKRISISQNSSSFRVAIPMLTKELSVMKQIPQKEFDDTYIRARKHVEELKEFYYNLISYCIVIPFLIFVNYYTNWNYKWFVWPLFGWGIGISFHAYKVYVNDGVLGRNWEDRKIKEFMNEEEGKQRWN; encoded by the coding sequence ATGAATAACATTTTAAAAAATATTGTTTTAACCTTTGCTATTGGTTGTGTGGTTTTTGTTTTTGGACAATACCTATCTAATGGCTTTAGTTACAATACGGTTGGGCAATTTATTGAAGATTTTGTATTCTATCAATTATATTCCTTTGTTTTAGGACTATCAAATATGACCTTTTTTGCCTATATGGAACGTCGCCAATGGATGACTGGACAGTATGTTAAACGAGTTGTTTTGGGGATTTTAGGCTCTACTTTAATTACATTATTTGGGCTGTTTCTATTAAGAGGGTTTACGTCCGTAATTTATATAGGTAATTCGTTTTCCTTTTTTATTAGTAATGAGACTTGGCATGGCTATTCTTTTGGATTGTGGATGACCTTGACTATCGTTTCTGTTTTTCATGTGGTTTATTTTTATAACAGATACCAGAAAAATAAGCTGAAAGAACAAAAAGTTATTGCTGGAACTGCTAGTGCTAAGTTTGACGCTTTAAAAAATCAGTTAGATCCACATTTTTTGTTTAATAGCTTAAATGTATTAACTAGTTTAATTGAAGAAAACCCAGATAGTGCACAAAAATTCACGACTAGTTTGTCTAAGGTATACCGTTACGTTTTAGAACAAAAAAATAAAGAATTAGTTACCGTTGATGAAGAATTAAAGTTTGCAATAACGTATATGTCTTTATTAAAAATGCGATTTGAAGACAGTATTATTTTTGATATTCCAGAGCAAACTATAAATCCAGATAGCAAAGTAGTCCCTTTAGCTTTACAATTATTACTAGAAAATGCAGTAAAACACAACGTTGTAACTAGTAACCGACCATTACATATAAAGATTTATGAAGCTAACGGAAACCTTATAGTAGAAAATAATTTACAACCCAAAGCAATTGTAAAAAAGAGTAGCGGTGTTGGTCTTGAAAACATCAAACAACGCTACGCATTATTAACCAATAAACGTATAAGTATTAGCCAAAACTCATCTAGTTTTAGAGTGGCAATACCTATGCTAACTAAAGAATTATCAGTGATGAAACAAATACCTCAAAAAGAATTTGATGACACATATATAAGAGCACGTAAACATGTTGAAGAGTTAAAGGAGTTTTACTATAACCTAATTTCGTATTGTATTGTTATTCCGTTTTTAATTTTTGTAAACTATTATACCAATTGGAATTACAAATGGTTTGTATGGCCATTATTTGGTTGGGGAATTGGGATTTCGTTTCATGCCTATAAAGTCTATGTTAACGATGGCGTTTTGGGTAGGAATTGGGAAGACCGTAAGATAAAGGAGTTTATGAATGAAGAGGAAGGCAAACAACGTTGGAACTAA
- a CDS encoding LETM1-related biofilm-associated protein — MNPSASGWIKKLIRELKPQDLFKDNDLEVYYRHFRDCGFIYGSNVTVVNNWVENDDFEADEICKINLVIALLIAYTNHNTTNDFYTEVANFYNTINKERVSFIQAIIGSKDVKDQAERIINKRIQIDDNLIDKSFNYFITNALLFVDVLAFRNYLKTGSVNDDIIKNYEAIIESIVLNTLNSKKAKSDYDKSLINLFEQSLRYQRDSVLVFNEAIASVDSNLFSRYCLDLAAMATWTDAKLDNEEEIFLNTLGENLNLTQHQTNEASKTIEAFYKMYRQKVPLLGSKNIVKTFYDNSTNMVFKLIKRNSKKLTQELLESKELVILLSKSTIRDLSKEEQKKVQDQLLDVFKSIPSLAIFLLPGGALLLPLVIKFIPKLLPSAFDDNRIEDEEE, encoded by the coding sequence ATGAACCCATCTGCGTCAGGCTGGATTAAAAAACTAATAAGAGAGTTAAAACCCCAAGATCTCTTTAAGGACAACGACTTGGAAGTGTACTACAGACACTTTAGAGATTGCGGTTTTATATATGGAAGTAATGTTACTGTTGTAAATAATTGGGTTGAAAACGACGATTTTGAAGCCGACGAAATTTGTAAAATAAATTTGGTCATTGCTTTACTTATTGCCTATACCAATCATAATACTACAAACGACTTCTATACTGAAGTCGCTAATTTTTATAATACTATAAACAAAGAAAGAGTCTCTTTTATACAAGCTATCATAGGCTCTAAAGATGTTAAGGATCAAGCCGAGCGTATTATTAATAAGCGTATTCAGATTGATGACAATTTAATAGATAAAAGTTTTAATTACTTTATAACTAACGCCCTATTATTTGTAGATGTCTTAGCGTTTAGAAATTATTTGAAGACAGGTAGTGTTAATGACGACATTATTAAAAATTACGAGGCTATTATAGAGAGTATTGTTTTAAACACTTTAAATAGCAAAAAGGCAAAGTCAGATTATGACAAAAGTTTAATTAATCTTTTTGAACAATCCCTACGTTACCAACGTGATAGTGTCTTAGTCTTTAACGAAGCTATTGCTAGTGTGGACTCTAATCTATTTTCTAGGTATTGTTTAGACCTTGCAGCTATGGCTACTTGGACAGATGCAAAATTAGATAACGAAGAAGAAATATTTTTAAATACTTTAGGCGAAAATCTTAACCTAACACAACACCAAACCAACGAAGCTTCAAAAACGATAGAAGCATTTTATAAAATGTACCGACAAAAAGTGCCCCTTTTAGGCTCTAAAAATATTGTCAAAACATTTTACGATAACTCTACTAATATGGTGTTTAAGTTAATTAAACGTAATAGTAAAAAATTAACGCAAGAGCTTTTAGAAAGTAAAGAGTTAGTTATTCTTTTATCTAAATCGACGATTAGAGATTTAAGTAAAGAAGAGCAAAAAAAGGTACAAGACCAACTATTGGATGTTTTTAAATCCATACCTAGCTTAGCGATCTTCTTGTTACCTGGCGGTGCGTTACTACTACCATTAGTGATCAAATTTATACCTAAATTATTGCCCAGTGCTTTTGATGATAATAGGATTGAGGACGAAGAAGAATAA
- a CDS encoding TonB-dependent receptor, which yields MKKVITFILLVNLVWMANAQTVKGSVMENNQPLETAYVYNQNSKEHAHTNQFGQFIINNTNVGDSLMVGLLGYQKRTVVLTKALLENTLIINLEAKAFVLDELILSEPLDVMNSMIKIDLATNPINSSQEILRKVPGLIIGQHAGGGKAEQLFLRGFDIDHGTDIGLSVDGMPVNMVSHAHGQGYSDLHFLIPETIQNISFGKGPYYSDHGDFNTAGFVDFKTKDKLDDNLISFSAGQFNSLRTLGMFTLLENQNSQNAYVALEYIETDGPFESPQNFDRLNVIGKYNAFLNNNSKIGLTLSHFTSQWDASGQIPQRLVDDGTLSNFGAVDDTEGGETSRTNFNVQYSTILDNDVSMQTNAFYSNYNFELYSNFTFFLEDPINGDQIKQKEDRNVFGFNTQFKKNRDYNNFDVTYTSGVGLRYDDVNDIELSHTLNRKETLENIQLGNVNQRNLYGFFNAEIDLGNVKITPGLRLEYMKFQYQDQLSATYSNLSQTEVALLPKLSIQYNQNNNLQWFVKSGIGFHSNDSRVVLNQEIDNALPKAYGVDFGNVWKPTEKLVLNTALWYLFSEEEFVYVGDAGIIEPSGKSERYGIDFGVRYQLTDNIYFNTDATVTRARSLEEVNGNDYIPLAPDFTLVGGLSFNELNNFSGGINYRYVDDRPANEDNSVQAEGYFVTDLNVNYAFNNHWKLGVSIENVFDTDWKETQFLTESRLQNEVQAVEEIHFTPGTPFSFKTTLSYSF from the coding sequence ATGAAAAAAGTAATCACGTTTATTTTATTAGTCAATTTAGTTTGGATGGCTAATGCACAGACAGTCAAAGGATCTGTCATGGAAAACAACCAGCCTTTAGAAACAGCTTATGTTTATAATCAAAATTCTAAAGAGCATGCACATACAAATCAATTTGGACAATTTATAATTAATAACACCAATGTAGGAGATAGTCTTATGGTTGGGTTATTAGGGTATCAAAAAAGAACGGTCGTTTTAACTAAAGCGCTATTAGAAAACACTCTAATAATAAACCTTGAAGCTAAAGCTTTTGTTTTGGACGAGTTAATTTTAAGTGAACCTTTGGATGTTATGAATAGTATGATTAAAATAGATCTAGCGACTAATCCAATTAATTCGTCTCAGGAAATTTTAAGAAAAGTTCCAGGTTTAATTATTGGGCAGCATGCCGGAGGTGGTAAAGCAGAGCAGCTATTCTTGAGAGGTTTCGATATTGATCACGGTACTGATATTGGTTTGTCTGTAGATGGTATGCCAGTTAATATGGTGTCACATGCACATGGTCAAGGGTATAGTGATTTACATTTTCTAATTCCAGAAACAATACAAAATATTAGTTTTGGAAAAGGACCTTACTATTCAGATCATGGGGATTTTAATACAGCTGGTTTTGTTGATTTTAAGACTAAAGATAAGTTGGATGATAATCTAATTAGTTTTTCTGCAGGTCAATTTAATTCGTTAAGAACATTAGGGATGTTTACTCTTTTAGAGAATCAAAATTCTCAAAATGCTTATGTCGCGTTGGAATATATTGAAACCGATGGTCCATTTGAATCTCCACAAAATTTTGACAGATTAAATGTAATAGGAAAGTATAATGCCTTTTTAAATAACAATTCTAAAATAGGACTAACATTAAGTCATTTTACAAGTCAATGGGATGCTTCTGGTCAAATACCACAACGTTTAGTTGATGATGGTACGCTTTCAAATTTTGGAGCAGTGGATGATACTGAGGGAGGAGAGACGAGTCGTACTAATTTTAATGTTCAGTACAGTACTATTTTGGATAACGATGTGTCTATGCAAACTAATGCGTTTTATTCTAATTACAATTTTGAGTTGTATTCAAATTTCACATTCTTTTTAGAAGACCCTATAAATGGAGATCAAATTAAACAGAAAGAAGACCGAAACGTTTTTGGATTTAATACGCAATTTAAAAAAAATAGAGACTATAATAATTTTGATGTCACCTATACATCAGGAGTTGGGCTAAGGTATGATGATGTTAATGATATCGAATTGTCGCATACATTAAACAGAAAAGAGACCTTAGAAAATATCCAGTTGGGTAATGTAAATCAACGTAATTTATATGGTTTTTTTAATGCTGAAATCGATTTAGGTAATGTTAAAATTACACCAGGTTTACGTTTAGAATATATGAAGTTTCAGTACCAAGATCAATTAAGCGCTACGTATAGTAACTTATCACAAACCGAAGTCGCGTTACTTCCTAAGTTAAGCATCCAATATAATCAAAATAATAATTTACAATGGTTTGTGAAATCGGGGATTGGGTTCCATTCTAACGATTCTAGAGTGGTATTAAATCAAGAGATAGATAATGCTTTACCAAAAGCCTATGGAGTAGATTTTGGAAATGTATGGAAACCAACAGAAAAATTAGTATTGAATACAGCGTTATGGTATTTGTTTTCTGAAGAAGAATTTGTGTACGTTGGAGATGCTGGAATTATTGAGCCTAGCGGAAAATCAGAACGTTATGGTATTGATTTTGGCGTTAGATATCAATTAACTGATAATATTTACTTTAATACAGATGCAACAGTTACTAGAGCAAGAAGTTTAGAGGAAGTCAATGGTAATGATTATATCCCATTAGCACCAGACTTTACATTGGTGGGAGGACTATCTTTTAATGAGCTTAATAATTTTTCAGGAGGAATTAACTACAGATATGTGGATGATAGACCTGCAAATGAAGATAATTCGGTTCAAGCCGAAGGCTATTTTGTTACAGATTTAAACGTCAACTATGCGTTTAATAATCACTGGAAGCTAGGAGTAAGTATTGAAAATGTTTTTGATACAGATTGGAAAGAAACTCAGTTTTTAACAGAGTCAAGATTACAAAATGAAGTGCAGGCAGTAGAAGAAATTCATTTTACACCAGGTACACCATTTAGTTTTAAAACGACGTTAAGTTATTCGTTTTAA
- a CDS encoding RNA polymerase sigma factor: MSLETLVSKFQQKDERAFESLYNMYSESMQGVIYNIVRDQDIAQEVMQDVFIKAWHKAESYNATKGRFFTWILNIARNAAIDKTRSKSFKNSGKNLNSDFFVDIIESQDSLDNSTDAIGIKKFVDKLAKKCIEVIELLYFKGFTQKEASEELNMPIGTIKTRNRNCIKELREAVL, from the coding sequence ATGTCATTAGAAACATTAGTATCTAAATTTCAACAGAAAGACGAGCGTGCTTTCGAATCCTTATATAACATGTACAGCGAAAGCATGCAAGGTGTTATATACAATATAGTAAGAGACCAAGACATTGCTCAAGAAGTCATGCAAGATGTTTTTATAAAGGCATGGCATAAAGCTGAATCTTACAATGCAACAAAAGGTCGGTTTTTTACTTGGATTCTTAACATTGCACGAAATGCTGCTATAGATAAAACAAGATCAAAGTCTTTTAAAAACTCTGGTAAAAACCTTAATTCCGATTTTTTCGTAGATATTATAGAGTCACAAGATAGCTTAGACAATAGTACTGATGCCATTGGTATCAAAAAATTTGTCGACAAACTAGCTAAAAAATGTATTGAAGTTATTGAGCTACTATACTTTAAAGGTTTCACACAAAAAGAAGCATCAGAAGAATTAAATATGCCAATAGGTACAATCAAGACAAGAAATAGAAATTGTATTAAAGAATTAAGAGAAGCCGTATTATAA
- a CDS encoding 2TM domain-containing protein, translating into MEHNKESYNDADADLQRSYEKEEAYLRAKKKVEKIQGFYWHLAVYVVVNIFLVITISRNSNLPFWSFATFSTALFWGIGLGFHFLGVFGTNFLFGKNWEKRQIEKYMNKDKENRRWE; encoded by the coding sequence ATGGAACATAATAAAGAATCTTATAATGACGCTGATGCCGACCTACAACGCAGCTATGAAAAAGAGGAAGCCTATTTAAGAGCCAAAAAAAAAGTAGAAAAAATACAGGGGTTTTATTGGCACTTGGCAGTTTATGTGGTGGTTAATATCTTTTTAGTAATTACTATTTCTAGGAATTCTAATTTGCCATTTTGGAGTTTTGCAACGTTCTCTACTGCATTATTTTGGGGAATCGGTTTAGGTTTTCATTTTTTAGGTGTTTTTGGAACCAACTTTTTATTTGGTAAGAACTGGGAAAAACGTCAAATAGAAAAATATATGAATAAGGATAAAGAAAATAGACGCTGGGAGTAG
- a CDS encoding tetratricopeptide repeat protein, translating to MNTKLYMLLLVIIMATSCSEKTKTITNPEDYNKYLTIETSKETLSASTEYNFWNNKLEATPNQVSYLSKIASAESRLFKSTGYIKYLKQAEQALVRLNEETQYSSAGHLRALARNYISQHKFKDALQLVEKAENNGQNLDGTQKMMFDVHMELGNYVLAKNYLEKVKDLNDFGYLIRLSKWSDHKGDLASAIKYLEKATKKAEASKLEGLMEWSYTNLADFYGHDGQVEKSYNYYLKSLAINPDDAYAKKGIAWIVYSYEKNTTEANRILEALTQLHNAPDYLLFKAEIAEYDNNEVAKKAYLNSYFEVLEDTNYGDMYNVYSSKILADAKSKTAITLAEIEVQNRPTPISYDLLAWSYFNNGNTVKALNIAEQYVIGKTFEPEVQYHIAEIYKANGKFKDIAQLKKELQNSSYELGPLTFKNVNNL from the coding sequence ATGAACACTAAATTATACATGCTACTACTTGTTATTATAATGGCAACGAGTTGTTCAGAAAAAACGAAAACAATTACTAATCCGGAAGATTATAATAAGTATTTAACTATAGAGACTAGTAAAGAAACATTAAGTGCGTCTACAGAATATAATTTTTGGAATAATAAATTAGAAGCGACTCCCAATCAGGTTTCTTATTTATCAAAAATTGCTAGCGCAGAATCAAGATTATTCAAGTCTACTGGATATATCAAATATCTAAAGCAAGCAGAACAAGCTTTAGTAAGATTAAATGAAGAAACACAATATAGTTCGGCGGGTCATTTAAGAGCTTTAGCACGTAATTATATTTCACAACATAAATTTAAGGACGCTTTACAATTAGTTGAAAAAGCAGAAAATAATGGACAAAACCTTGATGGTACTCAAAAAATGATGTTTGATGTGCACATGGAATTAGGTAACTATGTTCTTGCTAAAAACTATTTAGAAAAAGTAAAAGATTTAAACGATTTTGGATATTTAATAAGACTCTCAAAATGGAGCGATCATAAAGGTGACTTAGCTTCCGCAATAAAATACTTAGAGAAAGCTACTAAAAAGGCAGAAGCTTCTAAACTAGAGGGTTTAATGGAATGGTCGTATACAAACCTAGCCGATTTTTATGGGCATGATGGGCAAGTAGAGAAGTCTTACAACTACTATTTAAAATCTTTAGCAATTAATCCAGATGATGCTTATGCTAAAAAAGGGATTGCATGGATTGTGTATTCCTACGAGAAAAACACAACAGAAGCAAATCGTATTTTAGAAGCTTTAACGCAACTACATAACGCCCCTGATTATTTGTTGTTTAAAGCAGAAATTGCAGAATATGATAATAATGAAGTTGCAAAAAAAGCGTACTTAAATTCTTATTTTGAAGTATTAGAAGACACGAATTATGGAGATATGTATAATGTGTATTCTTCTAAAATATTAGCAGATGCTAAAAGTAAAACGGCTATTACATTGGCAGAAATTGAAGTGCAAAATAGACCAACACCTATATCTTACGATTTATTAGCGTGGAGTTATTTTAACAATGGTAATACAGTTAAAGCTTTAAATATAGCAGAACAATATGTTATTGGAAAAACTTTTGAACCAGAAGTGCAATACCATATCGCAGAAATTTATAAAGCTAATGGTAAATTTAAAGATATTGCTCAACTTAAAAAAGAATTACAAAATAGTAGTTATGAATTAGGACCTTTAACTTTTAAAAATGTCAATAATTTATAA
- a CDS encoding LytR/AlgR family response regulator transcription factor, with the protein MKVIIIEDEKPSARRLQRMLTTLDMEAETMLHSVEESIDWFNTNPHPDLIFLDIQLSDGLSFEIFEAVEVKSAIIFTTAYDEYALQAFKLNSIDYLLKPIDDQDLETAVTKYKARLPQKTSIALDFEDIKKLLVNPIDRVYKKRFSVKVGQHLKLVNIDDVECFYSENKGTYLYTTEGRNYLLDTTLEGLEKELEPETFFRINRKFFVNINAIKDMISYTNSRLQIKLNNYNEAEVIVARERVKDFKEWLS; encoded by the coding sequence ATGAAAGTTATAATAATAGAAGATGAAAAACCATCTGCAAGACGTCTGCAACGTATGCTTACGACATTAGATATGGAAGCCGAAACCATGTTACATTCGGTAGAAGAATCTATAGATTGGTTTAATACTAACCCGCATCCGGATTTAATATTTTTAGATATTCAGCTTAGTGACGGGTTGTCTTTTGAAATATTTGAAGCGGTTGAGGTTAAATCGGCTATTATTTTTACAACTGCTTATGATGAGTATGCTTTGCAAGCTTTCAAATTAAATAGTATCGATTATTTATTAAAACCTATTGATGACCAAGATTTAGAAACTGCGGTGACAAAATATAAGGCTAGGCTTCCGCAGAAAACAAGCATCGCATTAGACTTTGAGGATATCAAAAAGTTACTGGTTAATCCTATTGATAGAGTGTATAAAAAACGATTTTCGGTTAAAGTTGGACAACATCTTAAATTAGTAAATATTGATGATGTCGAATGCTTTTACAGCGAAAATAAAGGGACTTATCTCTATACTACAGAAGGGCGAAATTATTTATTAGATACGACTCTGGAGGGGCTAGAAAAGGAGTTGGAACCAGAAACGTTTTTTAGAATAAACAGAAAGTTTTTTGTAAACATTAATGCCATCAAGGATATGATAAGTTACACTAACTCGCGTTTACAAATCAAGTTAAATAACTATAATGAAGCTGAGGTTATTGTCGCTAGAGAGCGTGTTAAGGACTTTAAAGAATGGTTGTCTTAA